The DNA window AAGGAGCACGACTTCCGCGTCGGCGAGCTGCGCTCGGAGTTCGGGGACCTGGTGCTGGACCCGGTGCTGCCGGATCGGGTCGCGGTGCAGCAGGCGCAGGGCGCGTGCGCGCCGATCCACCGGCTGCGTTCGGCGGGCGCGCGGGACCTCGCCGCGGCGTTCGACACCTTGCTGGGCCACACCGCGAAGTCCAGCCCGTAGGCTGTGTCGAGTGCACACGGTCGCCGTACTCAGCCTCAAGGGTGGCGTCGGGAAAACCACGGTCGCGCTCGGTATCGCTTCGGCAGCGCTGCGTAGGGGAACCCGCACCCTGGTCGCCGATCTCGACCCCCAGGGCAACGCCACCGCGTCGCTCGACCCGCCCTACACCGAGTCCACCCTCGCCGATGTGCTCGAAACCCCGCACCGCGCCGTTCTGCAGCGCGCGATCGCGCCCAGTGTGTGGAGTGACGACGTCGACGTGCTCGTGGGCTCGGAAGAGCTCGAGGAGCTGAACGACCCCGGCACGCAGGGCCGCCGCCTCGACAACCTCTCGCGCGCGCTCGACGAGCTGTACCGGGCGCCGACACGGGGCACGCCGTACGACCTCGTGGTGCTCGACTGCCCGCCGTCGCTGGGCAGGCTGACGCGGTCGGCGCTGGTCGCCGCGGACAGCGCGATCCTCGTGACCGAGCCGACGA is part of the Amycolatopsis sp. CA-230715 genome and encodes:
- a CDS encoding ParA family protein, producing the protein MHTVAVLSLKGGVGKTTVALGIASAALRRGTRTLVADLDPQGNATASLDPPYTESTLADVLETPHRAVLQRAIAPSVWSDDVDVLVGSEELEELNDPGTQGRRLDNLSRALDELYRAPTRGTPYDLVVLDCPPSLGRLTRSALVAADSAILVTEPTMYAVAGAERALEAIEGIRAEHNPDLKAIGVLVNRLRVRSHEHQFRIAELRESFGHLVMPTAIPDRLAVQQAQGACSPIHEWASPGAQEIALTFNMVLAKILRSNRAGRHRVHGEGEAEPESTAESTGPIQRIPVPGD